The following DNA comes from Camelina sativa cultivar DH55 chromosome 14, Cs, whole genome shotgun sequence.
GATATGGCTAGACAGGCACAGACGGACAGGCACGTCCGAACGTGCACGAATGAAGGGCCTTGATGGACAGGTGCCTTTAGGggcctagacttcggccagggcaatataaatagagggcaaggCCTTCATTTTCAACACACCAAcatccttccatcgtccatctaAGCCTAAGAaaaaaagggggtgcggctcggcgagtttactcgtccgaactgatgcgcatgctacctctctattgaaggtacgatgagacgagcgacggGTCAGCAATCGGTCCAAACTGATCGTAGGATAAGCGATGGTTCGGCGATGGGGCCGAACTGATAGCAGGATGATCGACGGTTAGATTATAGAATCGGACCGATTGAATGGTCATCGCCAATCCGCGTCAATGGATGGATCGATCGAGGGTTGACCGGTGATTTAATCGCTAGTCAGATCGGGCGATCAaaggatcgacgatacgagccgtaggttggattgatcggtcgggtggtcgaCAAGTCAGTCAGAAGTATTGGCCCAAGTCTGTGGTCGATCGacgattcgattatggggtcaGATCGTTGATCGGACCTCACTATGATACCAAGACCGACAAGTTGACCGGGGTATCAAAGGTATGACCGATGGGTCATTTAAACAGTATGTCTGATACTGAGCTTCGGGTACGCGAGTGGTTCGGGAAGCCGTTAGAGCAACCGTTCACCATGCACCGAAGGGACTATATGTCCCCATCCCTAATATGTGAAAGCCAGTGGGGTTTGTTGGTCgtatggctaagcacaaaggGATGGGTCAAGGTTAAAGTTATATTCCGCTGCGTAAAGAGGTCTACGAAGCAAGGCCATGAGCCAAAGCTTAGTGACCGAATTAAAGGATATTCGGCTGGGAATTGGGCCGAGTGGAAGCAATGACCGCGGACGCTGAGacgtccgggtcggggtctttcagaCTCGCCGAGTGCGTCTGTTGACAGGGACTCGCATTGATGTTCTTTGCTCATgtgcctttgtggctgtgaGTATAGGTGTTCACGTGTATGGGGGAAGTGATGAAATGATGGAGTGAAGGGCCCTAGGAGTGTAGAGTTGAATTGCCTTTGCAAGACGTTTATGTAAAAATTAAGTTATCGTGTTTTGGCCTTAGGCTTGGCGCCGTAAACATTGTGAATGTTTTTTGAACTTATTTTGGCCTTAGGCTTGGCGCCGTGAACAACTTCGAATGGTACTAGCCTTGttcgggccaacacaacgcgtcagaccgcgagggttgcaaaacCTTAGTAGTCTCGGTCGCGGGTagaattgtgctagggaggaccggttGGGAAGCTGCAGCTTTCGTCCCTCGACCGAACCACCTCAGCGCAGTGCCCATCGTAGTGTTATGTGGCTGTCTGTTGGCCTGTCCGGCCATAAGACGATTCAGGGGCGTTATAGCCGGTTTGTGAAGCTTTATGGGTTGATTGTCATGCCTTTCATGGAACTGTTGAAGAAAAATGGGTTATGTTGGTCTGCTGAAGAAATGACAGCTTTCCAAGCTCTTAAGGCGACATTGACTAGTCTACCATTTTTGTGCTTACCCGATTTCAACCATGAATTCACCATTGAAACCAATGCATCAAGGGCTAACATTGGGGTGTTTTGTCCTAAAACAAGCGACCAATTGCTTATTTAAGTTAGGCATTTTGCTCTACAGGCAGGATTATCTATGAACGAGAGTTGTTAGCAGTCGTAATGGTTGTATCCCATTGGAAACATTATCTCACATAGCCATGGGCAAAATAACCGGATCCGAAACCCAAACCTGAACCTAACCCTGACCCGAAGTAGGTACTTCGGTTCAGATATGGATGTTGTATTATACTCGATCGGGTTTAGTTCTCCTAAAGATTGGATATCCGATCAGGTTCGGATATTACCCGATATCCAGTCACACCCGAACCAATCTGAACGTATGTATACATCTATCTATACATTTATACAATCCCTAATTATACAATCCCTAATAATACAACTGAACTAACCTTCAATAGCCTGTTCGGCTTCTCATTTTCAAAATCGTGACAAAGGTGTTTAATCTCCAATTGTTCAAGCTGGAAATTCACACTCATGATAAAGCATTATCTCCTCTGTCTGCGACTTCACGGAGGCTATCACAAgtacatcttcttctctttttacttGTCCTCTTGAAACTTAGGCCTTAATCATACAAACTTAAGAGTATTAGACGAGCAATATAGTCATATAGAGATAGATATAATCAATAGCAGGTGTTTGAGTGTTTGTATGTTTGCATGTTGGTTTTATGTTCGATATCTCTATTTGAGTGTTTGTATGTTTTTCGACTTATCATTGATCTTGAGAAGGGTTAGGATCTTGAGAAGACTTATCATATATGTTCGATATCTCTGTTTGTATGTTTGTATGTTGGTTTTATATAATCAATTGCAGATGTTTGAGTGCTTGAGTGTTTGTATGTTTTTCGACTTATCATTGATCATCGTAAAGTGTAAAGCtaagttatagttttttttttaatttaaagatgGATTCATCATCTCTAACTCATGAtaacagagacagagagagatatgaacatgaagaggaagaagaatatttGACACCGGAGTCTAATTTAAGgggcaaaagaaaataaactcatGGTCATGGAAATCAATTTGGTGGTGGAGGAACAGCTTCTGAGCAAAACAAGAGCCCAAGGATACTTCCGTCTAGATCCGGTGTATGGTGCCACTTCAAAAGAGTACCTGGAAGCTGTGACAGATGTACCTGCAACTATTGTGAAAAAGGATTAGGATGTGCAACAAAGTCAGGGACAAAAAACTTGTGGAATCATAAAGATATATGTAAGGCATTCAAGGCATGGGAAGAAGGTCAAGATGCTACACAAGGACAATAAGTTATTAATCAAGAAGGAAACCTATAGAGTGCAAAAGTCTCTTAGCATGTTTTTAGAGAAGCACTTAATCAAATGGTGGTGATAGGAGAGCTACCATTGTTGTTTGTAGAATCCATGGCATTAATATTCTTTTGCAACAAGGTTAGTCTTCTCTTAATATGGTTAACATTCTCTTAGCAACTTCTTTATTAGATATGTTTttactaatcaaaatttatcttgTATAATCTGTTTAGGTAAACTTGTATAAGCCTCACTCAAAAAGGACATCAACAAGAGATATAGTGAAAATGTATCATGAGAGGAAGGTCACACTTATACAATGGTTTATTGAGAGTAAGAAAAGAGTGTCACTCGCCACTGATATTTGGGTATCCTCGGTAACATGTATGTTTCTTCCATTATATTTAGATCATTACATTCTTATTCTTCATCAGGTTCTCTTCTCTAATATGagctccttctttttttttctatccacATGTTCAAGTTATATGGTTATAACAGCACACTACGTTGATAAACATTGGCGATTGAAGAAGTTAATCATTGGATTCAAGTATGTCTTGGATCACAAAGGTAAGACAGTCGCCAATACTCTTCTACAATGTCTTGCTGACTAGGGGATAGAGAAGGTATTTACTGTGACTGTGGATAATGCAACTACTAATAGCAATGCTCTGAGTGAGTTTCAGTCTACCTTCTCTCTAATTAGGACAGATTCTCTAGTGTTGAATGGAGATTACATGCATATGAGATGTGTTGGGCATATTATAAACTTGATAGTTAGGGACGGCATGGCTGAAATGGATAGTAGTGTTACTTCAGTCCGCAATGCTATATCTTATGTCAGATCAGGACCAAAAAGGAGAAAGGCATTTGAGATGAGAGTGGAAAGTGGTAGATTCACGAAGGGTAGTTTGCCTCTAGATGTAAGCACTAGATGGAATTCGACATATTTGTTGTTGACAAGAGCAATTAAGTTCAAAGGAGATTTTGATAGGATGGATATTGAAGATAAGCTTTACAATGATTATTTCTTAGAGTATGAGAATGGAGAAAAAAGGTTAGGACCTCCTTTGATGAATGATTGGCATAAAATAGAAAGGTTTGTGAAGTTTCTTTATGTTTTCCATCAGGCTACATTGGTAGTTTCTGCTACCACTACTTTGAATTTAAGTGCTATAGTGAGATAGTAAACATTGCAGTGAAGCTTCAGTTACTTTGTCTTAATAGCGATGATGATGTGATGGTTAATGCCAAGAAGATGTATAAGAAATTTGACAAATATTGGGATGACATTAAGAACATAAACATCATGTTGATAATTGCTAGTGTTTTTGATccgagaaagaagatggagTTTGCAAATTTGTGTTTTGCGGAGCTGTATGGAGAAGATAGTACAAGTGCTAAGGGGTTGAATGAATCAGTTTTGATTGCCATGCGTGCGATGTATAAGGAGTATAGTGAAAGATATGCTGAATCAACATCTCAGGCATCCGGTCAGTCTGAATCATCATCTCAGTTTAATGAAGTGAGGAAAACAGATGGGTTATTCGACTCAAAGGAAGATGA
Coding sequences within:
- the LOC104744193 gene encoding zinc finger BED domain-containing protein RICESLEEPER 2-like, which gives rise to MAEMDSSVTSVRNAISYVRSGPKRRKAFEMRVESGRFTKGSLPLDVSTRWNSTYLLLTRAIKFKGDFDRMDIEDKLYNDYFLEYENGEKRLGPPLMNDWHKIESEIVNIAVKLQLLCLNSDDDVMVNAKKMYKKFDKYWDDIKNINIMLIIASVFDPRKKMEFANLCFAELYGEDSTSAKGLNESVLIAMRAMYKEYSERYAESTSQASGQSESSSQFNEVRKTDGLFDSKEDEIDGYNPIEQKYDTLLRNIEVRDTNELETYLRVEVENPELIVGIEYDILSWWKFNSARYPII